From the Ilumatobacteraceae bacterium genome, the window CCAGCGTGCGCAGGTCGATGATCTCGGCATCGATCTCCTGCTCGGCCGCGGCCGCCTCGGCCACGTGGACGAGCGTGCCGTAGGTCAGCACCGTGAGGTCGCCGCCGGCCCGGTGGATCCGTGCCTTGCCGAGCTCGACCCGGTAGTGGCCCTCCGGGACGTCGCCGAGCGGATGCTGCGACCACGGCACGATCGCCCGATCGTGGTGTCCGTCGAACGGGCCGTTGTACACGCGTTTCGGCTCGAGGAACACGACCGGGTCCTCGTCTTCGATCGCGGCGATCAACAACCCCTTCGCGTCGTACGGGTTGGACACGACCACGGTCGTCAGGCCGGCCACGTGCGTGAACAGGGCCTCAGGGCTCTGCGAGTGCGTCTGGCCGCCGTAGATGCCGCCGCCGGTCGGCATCCGCACGACGATCGGCGCGGTGAAATCACCGGCGGAGCGGTGTCGGAGCCGAGCGGCCTCCGACACGATCTGGTCGTAGGCCGGATACATGTAGTCCGCGAACTGGATCTCCACGCACGGCCGCAGCCCGTAGGCCGCCATCCCGACCGCCGCACCGACGATGCCCGACTCGCTGATCGGTGCGTCGAAACATCGGGTTCGGCCGAATCGTTCCTGCAACCCCTGCGTGCACCGGAACACCCCGCCGAAGTACCCGACGTCCTCGCCGAAGACCACGACCCGATCGTCGCGCTCCATCGCGACCATGTGGGCGTCGCGAATCGCCTCGATCATCGTCATCGACGTCACGGCGACACCGCCGGGTCCGCCGCCGTTGCCACCGGTGCGCTCATCGCTGCGACCTCGCCCGGTCGCGCTGCTCGACCAGATGTCGTGGCAGGTCGCGGAACACGTCGTCGAACATCGTGTCGGGGTCGGGCACGTCGCCGCTCTTCAACGAACCATTGGCGAGGGCTTCGGCGAATGCTGCGTCGACCTGGCCGGTGACCTCGGCGAGCAGGTCACCATCGCGGTCGTCGTCCCATTCACCCGACGCCACCAGGTGCCGGCGCAGGCGATCGATCGGGTCGCCGAGCGGGAACGATTCGGCCTCGTGGTCGGGGCGGTACACCGACGGGTCGTCGGACGTCGAATGCGCTCCCCGGCGCAACGTGATCCACTCCAGCAGCGTCGGCCCGAGGTTGGCCCTCGCCCGTTCCGCCGCCCACTGTGATGCCGCATAGGCCGCGAGATAGTCGTTGCCGTCGACCCGGATCGCCGGGATGCTGAAGCCGTATCCCCGGTCGGCGAACGTCGCCGACGCGCCGCGGGCGAAGTCTTCCGGGGTCGAGATCGCCCAGTGGTTGTTCACGATGTTGAGGATCACGGGTGCCTGGTAGGTCGAGGCGAACACGAGCGCCGAGTGGAAATCCGACTCGGCCGTCGAACCCTCACCGATCCACGCCGATGCGATCTCGGTGCCGCCTCGCATCGCCGACGCCATCGCCCACCCGACCGCCTGCGGATACTGCGTGGCGAGGTTGCCCGAGATCGAGAAGTACCCGTACTCCTTGGCCGAGTACAACACCGGCAACTGGCGGCCCTTCAACGGATCCTTCGGGTTCGACAGGATCTGGTTCATCATCTCCACGAGCGGGTAGCCCGCCGAGATCAGCAACCCCTGCTGCCGGTAGGTCGGAAAATGCATGTCGCCGGCCCGGAGTGCCCGCTGGTGGGCGCAGGCGATCGCCTCCTCGCCCAACGCCTGCATGTAGAACGAGATCGTGCCCTGCCGGTGGGCTCGCAACATGCGTGCGTCGAACGCCCGCAGCAGCATCATGTCGCGCAGGCCCGCCAGCTTCTGGTCGACCGACAGTTCGGGCACCCACTCGCCGACGGCGGCCCCATCATCGTCGAGCACCCGGACGAGCTGCTTGCGCATCAGCGCCACCCGCTCGACCTTCTCGTCGAGCGCGGGTTTCTTCATCTCGCCGGCCGCGCTCACGAACCTGACCCGGTCGGGCTCCTGATGGCCCCGCGCCGGGTCGGGGATGTTCAGCCGGAGTGCATCGGGCTCGGTTCCCACAGGCCAACCCTGCCACGCCGATCGGCCGCGAGCCAGTGCACCCGTCGCGGTCGGCGTGTCGCCCCGTGAGCGGGACCGCCCTCCGAAGGTGTGTCGGTGTCCTCGGCTCAGGCGGCGATCGCCGGGGCCGACTCGGTGAAGAGCCGGTCGAACACGTTGACCCGGTCGAACTGCATCGCATACGAGCGGGCCGCCAGCTCACGCTGACGCAACTCGGCCGGTGTCATGCCGCCCACCGCCCGGTCGATCGCGTCGGCGATGTCCTGTCGGGAGCCGTGGCGCACCGTCAGCGCGTGCTCGCCGACCGCCTCGGGGATACCACCCGTACGGCAGGTGATCACCGGCCCGCCGCCGGCAAGCATCTTCTCGACGAGTGCGATCCCGAACGTCTCGACGAACTCGGGTCGCGGCTTGCTCGGCAGGGCGAACGCCGAGCTGCCCGCCATCAGTGCGGGCTTCTCCTCGTCGCTGACGTCGTCGAGGAACACGATCTGATGGGCGGCGGGCGACGACGCTGCCTGCTGGCGCAACGCGACGGCCTCGGGGCCGTTGCCCGCGACCACCAACTTCGCGTAGCGACGCGAACGCGATCGAGCGAAGCCGTCGATCAGGTCGTTCACACCCTTCGCCTTCGACAGGCGAGAGAGGAACAACACGTACCGATCGCGCTCCAGGCCCCGTCGGGCGACGGCGTGCCCGATCGCTGCATCGCCCAACCCGACGTACTCCCGGCTG encodes:
- a CDS encoding alpha-ketoacid dehydrogenase subunit beta — encoded protein: MTMIEAIRDAHMVAMERDDRVVVFGEDVGYFGGVFRCTQGLQERFGRTRCFDAPISESGIVGAAVGMAAYGLRPCVEIQFADYMYPAYDQIVSEAARLRHRSAGDFTAPIVVRMPTGGGIYGGQTHSQSPEALFTHVAGLTTVVVSNPYDAKGLLIAAIEDEDPVVFLEPKRVYNGPFDGHHDRAIVPWSQHPLGDVPEGHYRVELGKARIHRAGGDLTVLTYGTLVHVAEAAAAEQEIDAEIIDLRTLVPLDVDTIVESVTKTGRCVVVHEATTTSGFGAELAATVQERCFYDLEAPIARVGGWDTPYPHALEWSYFPGPERVGRAMREVLDA
- a CDS encoding thiamine pyrophosphate-dependent dehydrogenase E1 component subunit alpha: MGTEPDALRLNIPDPARGHQEPDRVRFVSAAGEMKKPALDEKVERVALMRKQLVRVLDDDGAAVGEWVPELSVDQKLAGLRDMMLLRAFDARMLRAHRQGTISFYMQALGEEAIACAHQRALRAGDMHFPTYRQQGLLISAGYPLVEMMNQILSNPKDPLKGRQLPVLYSAKEYGYFSISGNLATQYPQAVGWAMASAMRGGTEIASAWIGEGSTAESDFHSALVFASTYQAPVILNIVNNHWAISTPEDFARGASATFADRGYGFSIPAIRVDGNDYLAAYAASQWAAERARANLGPTLLEWITLRRGAHSTSDDPSVYRPDHEAESFPLGDPIDRLRRHLVASGEWDDDRDGDLLAEVTGQVDAAFAEALANGSLKSGDVPDPDTMFDDVFRDLPRHLVEQRDRARSQR